One window from the genome of Manis pentadactyla isolate mManPen7 chromosome 15, mManPen7.hap1, whole genome shotgun sequence encodes:
- the CCL17 gene encoding C-C motif chemokine 17 isoform X2 gives MIPLKVLLLVTLVLGASLQDTHAARATNVGRECCLEYFRGAIPFRKLATWHRTSVECPKEAIVFVTVQGKSICSDPKDMRVKKAVRYLRDPTQPKALSP, from the exons ATGATCCCCTTGAAGGTGCTGCTTCTGGTCACCCTGGTCCTGGGGGCGTCTCTGCAGGACACCCACGCAG CTCGAGCCACCAACGTGGGCCGGGAATGCTGCCTGGAGTACTTCAGAGGGGCCATTCCTTTCAGGAAGCTGGCGACCTGGCACAGGACCTCAGTGGAGTGTCCCAAGGAAGCCATCGT gTTTGTAACTGTCCAAGGCAAGTCCATCTGCTCAGACCCCAAGGACATGAGGGTGAAGAAGGCAGTCAGGTACCTGAGAGACCCCACACAGCCCAAGGCTCTGTCACCCTAA
- the CCL17 gene encoding C-C motif chemokine 17 isoform X1: MLQGCVSLSCPGSLTWGQGGARPTSQMSESRSRPTVAECCTPGARATNVGRECCLEYFRGAIPFRKLATWHRTSVECPKEAIVFVTVQGKSICSDPKDMRVKKAVRYLRDPTQPKALSP; this comes from the exons ATGTTGCAGGGTTGTGTCTCTTTGAGCTGCCCCGGGTCACTCACTTGGGGACAGGGCGGAGCCAGGCCTACATCACAGATGTCAGAATCGAGGTCCAGGCCCACCGTTGCTGAGTGCTGCACCCCTGGAG CTCGAGCCACCAACGTGGGCCGGGAATGCTGCCTGGAGTACTTCAGAGGGGCCATTCCTTTCAGGAAGCTGGCGACCTGGCACAGGACCTCAGTGGAGTGTCCCAAGGAAGCCATCGT gTTTGTAACTGTCCAAGGCAAGTCCATCTGCTCAGACCCCAAGGACATGAGGGTGAAGAAGGCAGTCAGGTACCTGAGAGACCCCACACAGCCCAAGGCTCTGTCACCCTAA